In Streptomyces sp. NBC_00483, a single window of DNA contains:
- a CDS encoding sugar phosphate isomerase/epimerase family protein, with amino-acid sequence MLKIAAQEQLLPGESLQEKWEFAQGAGYGAIELRAKGDLHFASRLPELKQALKDGVVMPTVCVDMLHFFGAFDDELRRDAIVQMKSQLSVIAEIGGLGAQTPASYGMFSRRLPPFEPPRSEERDREVLLEGLTELGEHASAEGVTLYLEPLNRYEDHMVNRLEQAAELIKEVGLDAVRIGIDSYHMNIEETDPAQAILTHAPYIGHAQVSDSNRFQPGAGHLDWQAWLGALHTAGYEGYLAAECRLTGDPVEAVRSVPAFLKGSGA; translated from the coding sequence ATGCTGAAGATCGCTGCCCAGGAACAGTTGCTGCCCGGCGAGAGCCTCCAGGAGAAGTGGGAGTTCGCGCAGGGCGCCGGGTACGGGGCCATCGAGCTGCGCGCCAAGGGCGACCTGCACTTCGCCTCCCGGCTCCCGGAGTTGAAGCAGGCCCTCAAGGACGGCGTGGTCATGCCGACCGTGTGCGTCGACATGCTGCACTTTTTCGGCGCCTTCGACGACGAGCTGCGCCGCGACGCGATCGTCCAGATGAAGTCGCAGCTCTCCGTCATCGCCGAGATCGGCGGGCTCGGCGCGCAGACCCCGGCCTCGTACGGGATGTTCTCGCGCCGCCTGCCCCCGTTCGAGCCGCCGCGTTCGGAGGAGCGGGACCGCGAGGTCCTGCTCGAAGGCCTCACCGAGCTGGGCGAGCACGCGTCCGCCGAGGGCGTCACGCTCTACCTCGAACCGCTCAACCGGTACGAGGACCACATGGTCAACCGCCTTGAGCAGGCAGCCGAGTTGATCAAGGAGGTCGGTCTGGACGCGGTCCGGATCGGCATCGACAGCTACCACATGAACATCGAGGAGACCGACCCCGCGCAGGCGATCCTCACCCACGCCCCCTACATCGGGCACGCCCAGGTGTCGGACTCCAACCGCTTCCAGCCGGGCGCGGGACACCTCGACTGGCAGGCGTGGCTGGGCGCCCTGCACACCGCCGGCTACGAGGGGTACCTCGCGGCCGAGTGCCGGCTGACCGGCGACCCGGTCGAGGCGGTCCGGTCCGTGCCCGCGTTCCTCAAGGGGTCCGGCGCGTGA